In Thermoanaerobaculia bacterium, the genomic stretch GTTGCAATGATCCGATTTCCAAGAAAGTTTCTTGCGGAGGCTGGAGCTGAAGAGGGAGACGCGGAGGGCGTCATTGACGAACCGCGGAAAATTGACGGTGTCGAAGTCGCCGTTCTCCTTCGGGAGCAGGCAGACGGGTCCATTAAGGTTTCGATGCGCTCCCAGGGGACCATCGATGTGGAATCCATTGCGAGGGAATATGGCGGTGGCGGCCATCACAATGCCGCCGGTTTTGTGCTTTCTCGCACTCTTGAGGAATCAGGGACTTTCGTTCTTCAGCGTCTGGAGGAAGTGTTGACCCATGAAAATTAACGGACTTTTACTCGTAAACAAAACTCCGGGAGGAACATCCCACGATGTTGTGGACGGAGCCAGGAAGATCTTTCGTCTCAAACGGGTGGGCCATACGGGAACTCTCGATCCTCAGGCAGAAGGGCTCATGGTGCTCTGCCTGGGCCGTGCGACCAAGCTTCAGCAGTTTCTGACCGGGATGGATAAGACCTACGAGGGTCTGGTTCGTTTTGGCCACTCCACGACCACCTATGATGGTGAGGGAGATGTCACATCCGACCCTGTCGAGTTCAGGCCGGAGCTGGAGAAGCTGAATCACCTCGCATCGGAATATGTGGGTACCTTTCTTCAGACTCCTCCGCCGTTCTCCGCCAAACGGTACAAAGGAAAACGCCTCTATGAACTGGCTCGATCCGGCGAGGCGGTTCCCGAGCTTTTCAAGGAAGTCACCGTTCACGCCTTTGAGTTTGATCGCGTGGACGATAACCTCGGCCATTTCAATATCCACTGCGGGTCCGGCACCTATCTCCGGACGATCGCCCACGAGCTGGGTCAAAAGATCGGGTGCGGTGCCTACCTGTACCACCTGAAACGTCTCCGAATCGGGCCCTTCCACCTCTCCACTGCTCTCAGCCTTGAAGAGCTGAACGGGCGAGAGGATCAGCTGGACGGACCCCACTTCATTGACCTTAAGAAGGTCAGGCTGCCCTTTGCAGAGCTCAAGGTGGACTGTCTCAGCGGCACAAAACTCCTCGGAGGCCAGCGCATTACCTATTACGATCCCGATTTTAAGCCCGAACCCCGGGAAGGGACGATCCAGGTCGTCTCCCCATCCGGTCATCTCATCTGCATTGCATCCTATACGCTGGATGGTCGGGAAATGATCGCTCTGGAGCCCAGAGTTGTCGTTGCAGATCGTTGCGATTGAAGCCATATTGTGATATTCTTGATGCCCGCAAACGCGATCTTAATGAATCCAAGGAGTAATCTTTACCATGGAACGTATCTATAAGGAAGAGGTAATCACAAACTTCCGCCGCCACGAAAAGGACACGGGGTCTCCCGAAGTCCAGGTCGCTCTGTTGACCCGTCGTATCAATGATTTGACCGAGCATTTGAAGACCCATAAGAAGGACCATCACTCCCGACGCGGTCTCCTCATGATGGTCGGTCGGAGGCGAAAGCTTCTGAATTACCTCAAGGACAAGGATTTCAATCGTTACGCATCCCTTATCCAAGAGCTCGGGCTGAGAAAGTAAGCTCGTATGAGCTCTCCCATTCAAGCCACTGTTACCTTAACAGGCGGGCGATCGCTTCACTTTGAACTCGGACAGATGGCCATGCAGGCGCACGGATCGTGCGTCGTGCGGGGCGGGGATACAGTTGTTCTCACGACAGCGTGTTTCCGGGCCGGTGCGAAAAGCACCTTTCCCTTTCTTCCCCTTACCGTGGATTACCGGGAGTACACCTATGCCGGTGGACGGATCCCGGGCGGATGGTTCAAGAGGGAAGGCAGACCGTCGGAGAAGGAAATCCTCACCTGCCGTATCATCGATCGTCCCATTCGCCCCCTCTTTCCGGACTGGTATCACCTTGAGACTCAGGTCATCGGAATGGTATTCTCGGCAGACGGCGTCAATGATCCCGATATTCTTGCACTGAACGGGGCTTCTGCTGCTCTCTCCGTTTCCCCCATTCCCTTTCTGGGCCCCATTGCAGGTGTACGGGTGATTGAGCTGGATGGGAACCTGATCGTAAACCCCACAACGGAAGAGCGTGAATCCGCCACCCTGGAGATCGTTCTCGCAGGAACCCGGGATGCGGTCATGATGGTTGAGGCCGGAGCCCAGGAAGTCGCTGAGGAGCGCCTCCTGGAAGCCATCCTCTTTGGCCACGGCGAAATTCAGAAAATTATCGATTGCATTCTAAAATTGAAGGCCGATGCGGGAATACCCGTAATATCCGCGCCCGAAGGTGAACCGGAGCCCACAGTCCAGGGAGAAGATATCTCCACGACACTCGGTCCAAGACTGCGCGACGCCCTGTTGACCCGGGAGAAACAGGCCCGAAATACGGCCATGGACTCTCTCCTTTCCGAACTTCTCGAAACCATTCCTGAAGAAGAGGAAGACCGAAGAAACCAGACCAAAAACGCATTTGAAGAGGCCGTAAAAAAGGCGACTCGACGTCTCATTCTTGATGAAGAGATGAGGCTGGATGGCCGGGGGCTCACGGACGTTCGCCCCATCGACTGCAAGATCCAGCTTCTCCCGCGCACGCACGGTTCCGCCCTCTTTACCCGGGGTGAAACCCAGGCCCTCGTCACCGCGACCCTGGGGACCTCCCAGGACGCTCAGATCATTGAGGACTTTCTCGGCGAATCGTCCATGCGGTTCATGCTGCACTACAACTTCCCACCCTTTTCAACGGGGGAAGTCAAATTTTTACGCTCACCCTCGCGCCGGGAAATCGGCCATGGAAACCTCGCCCGCCGTGCACTGGAAGCGGTCTATCCCTATGACGACGAGAACTTCCCTTACACGACACGCGTCGTGGCCGATATTCTCTCATCCAACGGATCCTCCTCCATGGCCACAGTATGCGGGGCCAGCCTTGCTCTCATGGATGCCGGCGTACCGATTGCCAAGCAGATCGCCGGCGTCGCGATGGGGATGGTCGTGGAAGAAGAAACGGTTAAAATTCTCACCGACATCGCCGGTCATGAAGACCATTTTGGTGACATGGATTTCAAGGTGGCCGGAACCCGTGACGGTGTGACGGCCCTTCAGATGGACATCAAGGTCGGCGGGATCTCTCCCGAAATCATGCGCCAGGCCCTGGATCAGGCCAGGCAGGCCAGGTTTCACATCCTGGACATCATGGATCAGACGATTTCGTCTCCCCGGGAAGAGATGTCCCCCTACGCCCCCAGGATCTGGACGATTTTCATTCCCCGGGATAAGATCGGGGACGTCATCGGATCGGGCGGCAAGATCATCCGATCGATCATCGAGGAAACCGGTTGTAAAATCGAGATCGACGACGACGGCAAGGTCCTGGTGGCCTCAACGGACGGTGCTTCAGCGGAACGAGCCATCCAGCTGATCCGAAAATACTCCGAAGTCCCTGAAATCGGCAAGGTATACCACGGCGTGGTTCGCCGAATCGAACCCTACGGCGCCTTTGTGGAAATTCTCCCGGGAACCGACGGGCTTCTTCATGTTTCTGAGTTCACAACGTTCCGAATCAAGGATATTCGTCAGGCCCTGAAGGAAGGGGACGATCTGGACGTGCAGATCATCGAGATCGACGATTCCAACGGAAAGGTCAAGCTTTCCCGAAAGGTCCTGATTCGGGACCATCCTGAACTGGTTGCCCGGGACCGGGAGCAGTACGAAGAAGACATGTCTCCCCGCACTCCCCGCCCCCATCAGGATCGCGGAGACAGGGGAGACCGAAGGGATCGAAGGGATTCCCGATCCAGGGGAGACCGTTCCCGGCGTTGAGCTGACTGCGGGATGAAACGGCGTCTGCCCCTTCACCTTGGATACCAGGTTGCCCTGATCACGATTGGACTCCTTCTATCCGTCACCCAGGCTCTTCCAAGGCTCTTTCATCCCTTTGATTCTCCGCTTCCCGAAATGGGATTTCCCGTTATTCTTCTCCTTGTCCCGATTGTCGGATCAGTGGTCCTCTTTCAGGTCGCCTATCATTACGAGCACTCCCCCCGTTTCTGGGTTCTTCTGACGTGGGCGCAAAATCTTTCCGCTCTGGCGATCGTCGGAACCGCGGCTCTGACCCTGGGGACCAGGACAGCGTTTTCCGGGGAGGTTCCTTCCCTTCTTGTTTCCCTGAACCTTGTCCTGCACTGTCCTCTTCCCGGAGACGAGACCATGCCCGCCGAATCGGAGCTTGCTTCACCTGAACTCTGACGCTTCGACGCCAGGTCTGTGTTAGACTGAACCCGTGGCCAAGGCTCTGGACATCCGCGATCCGGTTCACGGGTACATCCGACTTACTCCCCTGGAAGCATCGATCCTGGACACACCCGAGTTTCAAAGGCTCCGCTTTGTCTCACAGCTCGGCCTGACGAACCTGGTCTTTCCCGGAGCCACCCATACAAGATTTTCCCATGCCCTCGGAGTCATGCATCTGGCAGGGCGTCTCTTTGACCACCTTATTCACCAGTCTCCGGAAACCCTCCTGCCCCCACCAGGCGAAAGGGAGCGTCTCCGCCACCTGATCCGGATCACGGCCCTTCTCCACGACATCGGGCATTCCCCCTTCTCCCATGCTCTGGAAAGTCTCTTCCCGGAGGGCATGAATCATGAACGGATGGCGGTCCGGATCATC encodes the following:
- the truB gene encoding tRNA pseudouridine(55) synthase TruB, giving the protein MKINGLLLVNKTPGGTSHDVVDGARKIFRLKRVGHTGTLDPQAEGLMVLCLGRATKLQQFLTGMDKTYEGLVRFGHSTTTYDGEGDVTSDPVEFRPELEKLNHLASEYVGTFLQTPPPFSAKRYKGKRLYELARSGEAVPELFKEVTVHAFEFDRVDDNLGHFNIHCGSGTYLRTIAHELGQKIGCGAYLYHLKRLRIGPFHLSTALSLEELNGREDQLDGPHFIDLKKVRLPFAELKVDCLSGTKLLGGQRITYYDPDFKPEPREGTIQVVSPSGHLICIASYTLDGREMIALEPRVVVADRCD
- the rpsO gene encoding 30S ribosomal protein S15; its protein translation is MERIYKEEVITNFRRHEKDTGSPEVQVALLTRRINDLTEHLKTHKKDHHSRRGLLMMVGRRRKLLNYLKDKDFNRYASLIQELGLRK
- the pnp gene encoding polyribonucleotide nucleotidyltransferase, producing MSSPIQATVTLTGGRSLHFELGQMAMQAHGSCVVRGGDTVVLTTACFRAGAKSTFPFLPLTVDYREYTYAGGRIPGGWFKREGRPSEKEILTCRIIDRPIRPLFPDWYHLETQVIGMVFSADGVNDPDILALNGASAALSVSPIPFLGPIAGVRVIELDGNLIVNPTTEERESATLEIVLAGTRDAVMMVEAGAQEVAEERLLEAILFGHGEIQKIIDCILKLKADAGIPVISAPEGEPEPTVQGEDISTTLGPRLRDALLTREKQARNTAMDSLLSELLETIPEEEEDRRNQTKNAFEEAVKKATRRLILDEEMRLDGRGLTDVRPIDCKIQLLPRTHGSALFTRGETQALVTATLGTSQDAQIIEDFLGESSMRFMLHYNFPPFSTGEVKFLRSPSRREIGHGNLARRALEAVYPYDDENFPYTTRVVADILSSNGSSSMATVCGASLALMDAGVPIAKQIAGVAMGMVVEEETVKILTDIAGHEDHFGDMDFKVAGTRDGVTALQMDIKVGGISPEIMRQALDQARQARFHILDIMDQTISSPREEMSPYAPRIWTIFIPRDKIGDVIGSGGKIIRSIIEETGCKIEIDDDGKVLVASTDGASAERAIQLIRKYSEVPEIGKVYHGVVRRIEPYGAFVEILPGTDGLLHVSEFTTFRIKDIRQALKEGDDLDVQIIEIDDSNGKVKLSRKVLIRDHPELVARDREQYEEDMSPRTPRPHQDRGDRGDRRDRRDSRSRGDRSRR